The Elgaria multicarinata webbii isolate HBS135686 ecotype San Diego chromosome 1, rElgMul1.1.pri, whole genome shotgun sequence genome has a window encoding:
- the LOC134399949 gene encoding uncharacterized protein LOC134399949 isoform X2, which yields MTLHRFNAFDNKLFGINNEEAAHMDPQQKLLLECSYKALEDAGITTENISGTKTGVFVGLTNQGYESITSRTAATINNGTGTAIRTAANQISYTFNLTGPSLAIDTACSSFLSALHFGYKAIKQGDCEAALCGGVNCIIELRKFESLSKAQTISPEGTSNSSSRKADGYGRGEGCGVLLLKPLIKAQEDFNKIWGVITISAVNQNGRSVTPITRPFQQEQENLLLSIYPVPVDPSTVQYVEAHGTGTPAGDPIEAEILGNIIGKKRSPNLPPLKIGSVKGNIGHTESAAGAAGLIKVLLMMHHGKIVPSLHFSESNRSISTEKLNLSIPTAVEKWDESSEFGRVAGINCFGFEGNNAHMVVRQVKQVQVLSPIKRTVELFVISAASSNSLKLAMEDTARHINTGNSTTLPNLAYTSACRRSHINYKHRKAFVASSLQNLEQQLLSAAEMETVPLKKPPKLIFVFSSNGLNFRGICKILLRSEPVFREKCIEIKQLFQQLSPTGSWELSEHDHEDLSRPDIAQPLLFTLQVALFSLLQYWGIKPIATVGHSVGEVAAAHCAGFLSLEDAVKVIYHRSRLQAKVTGGRMLVVGNIPVQEVSAALGAYSGKVCVAAFNSPQSCTLSGDADSINAVQKHLAEHFSKTKIFLHLLNVPAAYHSHMMDPILTEMTASLSVLKKGKLEIDLISTVTGKAASGDDFVTGNYWARQARGPVSFAEAIMTSAKDKDNIAFVEIGPQRALQKYITETLGTQTRVFHSMQIEREYVALLKLVKDFFELGLNVDWPHFYEGYQSIPSAYPRYQFDRRKLMSHWKINQQVSNRAASSNHPLIYSANGENSEFICCISEALKPYLNELKNHSVALIPSAFFVELALAAVMTSSRPKVPLSFCQMNIIFTKPCVLNEFSHALKIKVESQQRLSEFRILSGSANMLYVSGQVTKNPETSIEERNISLKTIFQRCRSVVSKDEVYEALAQSGFHYGATFRELNDVFYCEDLKEAITTVKVKKQIVEEMHEYYIHPILLDAFLQMVGVLAIVTSKNKVVFPSRISSLTVARSLEEEMMIYLKTSKSSDNYLLFCGCFTDKHGAVLAELKSIQITFVKEIPKTDNDLLFENNWKEITFDQPMQNLPKAPRVVVFADKSGIAQQLKNYLHSESRFVSYQEWDKMLVAKRTDTNAQNKINLELQGYQDVVFMWGIKKLNESIPEKVVKYSVRCCEALRQIVNALREKSHCSITIITYRTAESKVDHINTGFVLYGMTRTCMVEVPDIAFQIIDISSTNTTDISALADVLVKYKAQDYPEVWIDEGRIYTSEIRRTQIEATSFNLPSYPLQSSELCILYTADPYDVKDLTAKVANSRTQLGNHSVEVQIEKISIHSEDYFPISMSSCKFGETMYWNSHTIDKYKLLALDFTGTVTAAGIEVKKVKVGDHIVSCYPVSAASRINIPETVCFNTQKFPCFRNIPCMSFFYVAWEIFHQALPMPKHSEMLGIISTEPESVLCQVLSFAAQELGWKTINTNHVTGLWQRVNQCNALIFLPPLNRLFKEALTCLFHLRDVVLVYGNEQPECLRYLIGSDQENIHIHAVNLIHIFQKASLIRFQKGIYCWLKSINMKQLKQLPYSLFQQAGISERPDIAVSYFNCKSVPLVVLKSEDIPVIETERSLFKQNSVYIVTEGLTGLGFETVKFIAQNGGGCIAILSQRNPSTEIQKEINDLQDQCEWSRIVSLQCNVVLSSEVEKAIKSISKFFPNCPVKGVFHSAMVLHDGHLETLTMSHFEEVLNPRIAGAINLHCAMQGRELDHFVCYSSFSSFLGNATQSNYAAANSFLDLFCHYRRNRGLVGQSINWGALNLGVLQGQYHSQNSILQSKGLEDLQVNDIHEYLKKSLILNNPQQAVVKLNFETLADHVLSQNLSLRSRVYNLVSEEMCSNAEAITQNHVLEGPVDYVISLLKSLSDPIPGDLSLHTPLSSLGIDSTLAFTLQNRVLVERRVEIPLVKLLDPHSTVSTVILYLKDNSNTTDSHVAEDTDAGSWL from the coding sequence GCACAAGAAGACTTCAACAAAATATGGGGCGTTATCACCATCAGTGCAGTCAACCAGAATGGAAGATCTGTCACCCCAATCACCAGACCATTTCAACAGGAGCAAGAAAACCTGCTGCTCAGCATTTATCCAGTTCCTGTTGATCCATCCACTGTACAGTATGTTGAAGCACATGGCACAGGAACCCCTGCAGGAGATCCCATTGAAGCAGAGATCCTAGGCAATATCATTGGTAAAAAGAGGTCTCCTAACCTGCCCCCTCTCAAGATTGGCTCAGTCAAAGGGAATATTGGACACACAGAGTCAGCTGCTGGGGCAGCAGGATTAATCAAGGTTCTTCTCATGATGCACCATGGAAAGATTGTTCCATCTTTGCACTTTTCAGAGAGCAATCGCAGCATAAGTACAGAGAAGCTAAACCTCTCCATCCCAACAGCAGTGGAAAAGTGGGATGAGTCTAGTGAATTTGGCAGAGTAGCTGGGATTAACTGTTTTGGATTTGAGGGGAACAATGCCCACATGGTTGTCAGACAGGTTAAGCAAGTCCAGGTTCTCTCTCCAATTAAAAGAACTGTTGAATTATTTGTCATTTCTGCTGCTTCAAGTAATTCTCTGAAATTGGCAATGGAAGACACAGCTAGACACATCAACACCGGAAACTCAACAACACTCCCAAATCTGGCCTACACATCTGCCTGTAGAAGAAGCCACATAAACTACAAACACAGAAAAGCCTTTGTGGCATCCTCTCTTCAGAACTTAGAGCAACAGCttctttctgcagctgaaatggaAACAGTTCCATTGAAGAAGCCtccaaaattaatttttgtgTTCTCCAGTAATGGCTTGAATTTCAGAGGGATATGTAAAATCCTGCTGAGATCTGAACCAGTCTTTAGAGAGAAATGTATTGAAATCAAACAATTATTTCAACAGCTCTCACCCACTGGAAGCTGGGAATTAAGTGAACATGACCATGAGGATTTGTCGAGGCCTGACATCGCCCAACCCTTACTCTTCACACTGCAGGTGGCTTTGTTTTCACTTCTGCAGTATTGGGGAATTAAGCCAATTGCCACTGTTGGCCATTCAGTtggtgaggtggctgctgcccaTTGCGCTGGCTTCCTCTCCCTGGAAGATGCAGTCAAAGTCATCTATCACAGGAGCAGGCTCCAAGCTAAGGTCACTGGTGGAAGAATGCTGGTGGTTGGGAACATCCCTGTTCAAGAAGTGTCAGCAGCCCTGGGAGCATATTCAGGAAAAGTCTGTGTAGCAGCCTTTAACAGTCCTCAGTCTTGTACATTGTCAGGAGATGCAGATTCCATCAATGCTGTTCAGAAGCATTTAGCTGAACACTTCAGCAAAACAAAGATATTTCTTCATCTTTTAAATGTCCCAGCTGCATATCACAGCCATATGATGGATCCGATACTTACAGAAATGACAGCAAGTCTATCAGTATTAAAGAAAGGGAAACTAGAAATTGACCTAATTTCTACAGTAACAGGAAAGGCAGCTTCAGGAGATGATTTTGTTACAGGAAACTACTGGGCCAGGCAGGCTCGAGGTCCTGTTTCTTTTGCAGAGGCCATAATGACTTCAGCAAAAGACAAGGACAATATTGCATTCGTAGAGATAGGGCCTCAAAGAGCATTGCAGAAGTACATAACAGAAACATTGGGAACACAAACCAGAGTCTTCCATTCCATGCAAATTGAAAGAGAATACGTGGCTCTTCTTAAACTTGTAAAAGATTTTTTTGAACTGGGATTAAATGTGGATTGGCCTCATTTCTATGAAGGGTATCAAAGCATACCATCAGCCTATCCCAGGTATCAATTTGATCGTCGGAAACTGATGTCACATTGGAAAATTAACCAGCAAGTAAGCAATAGAGCTGCAAGCTCAAATCATCCTTTAATTTACAGTGCAAATGGTGAGAACTCAGAATTCATTTGTTGTATCTCTGAGGCCCTGAAACCATATTTGAATGAGCTCAAGAACCACAGTGTTGCTTTAATTCCTAGTGCCTTTTTTGTGGAACTCGCTTTGGCAGCTGTGATGACTAGCTCACGGCCAAAAGTACCCTTAAGTTTTTGTCAGATGAATATAATTTTCACTAAACCATGTGTTTTAAACGAATTTTCCCATGCTTTGAAGATAAAGGTGGAGTCACAACAAAGATTGTCAGAGTTCAGGATATTATCTGGATCAGCTAATATGCTTTACGTGTCAGGACAAgtcacaaagaatccagaaacatcCATTGAAGAAAGGAACATTTCCTTAAAAACTATTTTTCAGAGGTGCAGATCTGTTGTCAGCAAAGATGAGGTTTATGAAGCACTGGCACAATCTGGATTCCACTATGGTGCTACTTTTAGAGAGTTAAATGATGTTTTTTATTGTGAAGATCTGAAAGAAGCTATAACTACTGTTAAAGTGAAGAAGCAAATAGTGGAAGAAATGCATGAATATTATATCCATCCAATACTCTTGGATGCTTTTCTACAAATGGTGGGAGTTCTAGCTATAGTTACTTCCAAGAACAAAGTAGTCTTTCCTTCTCGCATAAGCAGTCTCACAGTTGCTCGATCTTTGGAAGAGGAAATGATGATATATTTAAAGACAAGCAAGTCCAGTGATAATTACTTACTTTTTTGTGGGTGCTTCACAGATAAGCATGGGGCTGTTTTGGCAGAATTGAAAAGTATCCAGATCACTTTTGTAAAGGAAATTCCCAAGACAGATAATGATTTGTTGTTTGAGAATAACTGGAAAGAAATAACTTTTGACCAACCCATGCAAAATCTACCAAAAGCACCTAGAGTTGTGGTGTTTGCTGACAAATCTGGAATAGCACAGCAACTCAAGAATTACTTACACAGTGAGTCTAGATTTGTTTCATATCAGGAATGGGACAAAATGTTGGTAGCCAAGAgaacagatacaaatgcacaaaATAAGATTAACCTGGAACTGCAGGGATACCAAGATGTTGTGTTTATGTGGGGTATCAAAAAACTGAATGAATCTATACCAGAGAAAGTGGTGAAATATTCTGTAAGGTGCTGTGAGGCATTACGTCAAATTGTTAATGCATTAAGGGAGAAGTCCCATTGTTCCATTACAATAATCACTTACAGGACAGCAGAAAGCAAAGTAGATCACATAAATACTGGCTTTGTTTTGTATGGCATGACTCGAACATGTATGGTTGAAGTCCCTGATATTGCATTTCAGATTATTGATATCAGCTCTACAAACACAACAGATATTTCTGCTTTAGCAGATGTGTTAGTAAAGTATAAAGCTCAGGATTATCCAGAAGTCTGGATTGATGAAGGTAGAATTTACACTTCTGAAATTAGGCGCACTCAGATTGAAGCCACATCCTTCAATCTACCTTCCTACCCACTTCAGAGCTCAGAACTGTGCATTTTGTACACAGCAGATCCGTATGATGTAAAAGATCTCACAGCTAAAGTTGCCAACTCACGTACTCAACTTGGAAACCACAGCGTTGAGGTTCAAATTGAAAAAATAAGTATTCACTCAGAAGACTATTTTCCTATTAGTATGTCCAGCTGTAAATTCGGGGAAACCATGTACTGGAATTCACATACAATAGATAAATACAAGCTATTAGCACTAGACTTTACTGGCACTGTAACTGCAGCAGGTATTGAAGTGAAAAAGGTAAAAGTGGGAGACCATATTGTTTCATGTTATCCAGTTTCCGCAGCTTCAAGAATTAATATTCCAGAAACAGTTTGCTTCAATACTCAAAAATTTCCATGTTTTAGAAACATACCATGCATGTCATTCTTCTATGTAGCATGGGAAATTTTTCATCAAGCACTGCCAATGCCAAAACATAGTGAAATGTTAGGCATTATTTCCACTGAGCCTGAGTCAGTTTTGTGTCAAGTGCTTTCTTTTGCAGCTCAGGAGTTAGGAtggaaaacaataaatacaaaccATGTGACAGGGCTATGGCAACGTGTTAATCAGTGCAATGCCCTCATTTTCTTACCTCCACTAAATAGACTATTTAAAGAAGCTCTAACTTGTCTTTTCCATCTTAGAGACGTTGTACTGGTTTATGGCAATGAACAGCCAGAATGCTTGCGGTATCTGATTGGGAGCGATCAAGAAAATATCCACATCCATGCTGTCAATCTTATCCATATTTTTCAGAAAGCATCTCTGATACGATTCCAGAAGGGAATCTACTGCTGgcttaaatcaataaatatgaaacaattaaaacaactcCCATATTCCCTTTTTCAGCAAGCAGGAATTTCTGAGAGGCCAGATATAGCTGTATCCTATTTCAACTGCAAAAGTGTACCACTTGTGGTACTGAAAAGTGAGGATATTCCAGTAATTGAAACAGAGAGAAGTCTTTTTAAGCAGAATTCCGTTTACATAGTCACAGAGGGACTCACTGGGCTTGGCTTTGAAACTGTAAAATTCATAGCTCAGAATGGAGGCGGTTGCATTGCAATACTTTCACAGAGAAATCCAAGCACTGAGattcaaaaagaaataaatgatcTCCAGGATCAATGTGAATGGAGCAGAATAGTCAGCTTGCAATGCAATGTTGTTTTAAGTTCTGAGgttgagaaggctatcaagtcTATCAGTAAATTTTTTCCGAACTGTCCAGTCAAAGGTGTATTCCACAGTGCTATGGTTTTACATGATGGGCATCTTGAAACACTCACTATGTCTCACTTTGAGGAAGTTTTAAATCCAAGGATAGCAGGGGCGATAAATCTTCATTGTGCCATGCAAGGACGGGAGCTTGACCATTTTGTATGTTATTCATCTTTTTCATCGTTTCTTGGAAATGCAACACAGTCAAATTACGCAGCTGCTAATTCCTTCCTGGACCTCTTCTGCCATTATAGGAGAAACAGAGGCCTTGTAGGACAGTCCATTAACTGGGGTGCCTTAAATCTTGGTGTTTTACAAGGTCAGTATCACAGTCAAAATAGTATTTTACAAAGCAAAGGTTTAGAGGATCTGCAAGTGAATGACATTCACGAGTATCTTAAAAAAAGCTTAATTCTGAACAATCCTCAGCAAGCTGTGGTAAAACTCAATTTTGAAACTTTAGCTGATCACGTTTTATCTCAAAATTTGTCACTGAGGAGTCGTGTTTATAACCTTGTTTCTGAAGAGATGTGTAGTAATGCTGAAGCTATAACCCAGAATCACGTTCTAGAAGGACCTGTAGATTACGTTATCTCACTTTTGAAAAGCCTGAGTGATCCAATCCCAGGGGATCTTTCATTACATACACCACTTTCATCACTGGGCATAGATTCTACACTTGCCTTTACTCTACAGAATCGTGTCCTTGTGGAAAGGAGGGTGGAAATACCCCTTGTGAAACTGCTTGATCCTCACTCAACTGTATCAACGGTAATATTGTACTTGAAAGATAATTCTAATACAACAGATTCTCATGTAGCTGAAGATACTGATGCTGGAAGCTGGTTGTAG
- the LOC134395306 gene encoding patched domain-containing protein 3-like, producing the protein MSPRGCHNDCVVRPLSHALRALGASVGAHPWPFLLLPLALSGVLGAGFMFLLSREANDLEGQYTPVGGPAKGERRFVQARFPTDDAKRFSAERLSTRGTFASFIAVASGDRSSLLTKAAFAELLALDAAVRGLTATGPNATELSYDKLCARNDGTCWSPNPLFLLLQGDPARIEALLPTLTFPLFQDRVFLGFFLGGVTLGPGAGPKRPVRAAKAMRLIYFLQEDEASQGEASALWLHAFLERIPGMLESLNLTSVRVAYFTSLSRQKEFEKISKDVIPLMSVTYFLTIFFSIISCSRLDCVRTKVWVAAFGILSSALAVVGSFGLLLFCGVPFAITAANSPFLILGVGLDDMFILVSCWEQTKVKNRIRDRMAETYSKTFVSVTITTFTDVLAFYIGTVTSFPSIQSFCIYTGTAFTFCYIYNLTFLGAVLALNGQREESNRHWLTFMKVPDVPQDSQGCLFNICCVGGSYDKSTGAETEHPMNGFFRERYGPFLMHSWTKVIVVILYLVYLGSSIYGCTQVKEGIDVRNLASDNSYVIQYYDWEDEYFSKGYGPRVMVVITESIAYWNSSVRADLENCMESLENSSYVDKKYSVSWLRIYETFAEHMSLNIDDRHVFIGNLPSLFKVNPELEWNVNFSITEISASRFFIQTVNVTSSVDKKNLLKQLRGLAKNCKIPLMVYHPSFIYFDQFLVIVKHTIHKLVVATGAMLLISLLLIPNPLCSLWLTFAIASVIVGVTGFMAHWDVNLDSISMINLIICIGFSVDFSAHISYAIVSSEESKVNKKAMEGLYHLGYPIVQAAVSTLLGVFVLSMSSTYIFRTFFKIMSLVILFGAAHGLIFIPVFLTFFGFCGAWSNRLHQSSLHCLEKSPSIEGAQDNIQ; encoded by the exons ATGTCGCCCCGCGGATGCCACAACGACTGCGTGGTGCGGCCCCTGTCGCACGCGCTCCGGGCCCTCGGCGCCTCCGTGGGCGCCCACCCGTGGCCCTTCCTGCTGCTGCCCTTGGCGCTCTCGGGCGTCCTGGGCGCCGGCTTCATGTTTCTCCTCAGCCGTGAGGCCAATGACCTGGAGGGCCAGTACACGCCCGTCGGGGGGCCCGCCAAGGGCGAGCGGCGCTTCGTCCAGGCGCGTTTCCCGACGGACGACGCCAAGCGCTTCTCCGCGGAGAGGCTGAGCACCAGGGGCACCTTCGCTTCCTTCATAGCCGTGGCCTCTGGAGACAGGAGCTCGCTCCTCACCAAGGCAGCATTCGCCGAGCTGCTGGCGCTGGACGCGGCGGTGCGGGGCCTCACTGCTACCGGGCCCAACGCCACCGAGCTCTCGTACGACAAGCTTTGCGCGCGCAACGACGGCACTTGCTGGAGCCCCAACCCGCTTTTCCTCCTCTTGCAGGGCGACCCCGCACGAATAGAGGCGCTGCTCCCTACCCTCACTTTCCCGCTCTTCCAAGACCGCGTCTTCCTGGGCTTCTTCCTAGGGGGCGTCACGCTGGGGCCTGGAGCTGGGCCGAAGCGCCCCGTCCGGGCCGCCAAAGCGATGCGCCTCATCTATTTCTTGCAGGAGGATGAAGCGTCGCAAGGAGAGGCCAGCGCGCTCTGGCTGCACGCCTTTCTGGAGCGCATCCCGGGCATGTTGGAGTCCTTGAACCTCACGTCGGTCCGG GTGGCCTATTTTACCTCACTGTCCAGACAGAAAGAATTTGAAAAAATTTCTAAGGATGTGATCCCATTGATGTCTGTCACATATTTTTTAACAATATTCTTTTCAATTATATCATGTTCAAG GCTAGATTGTGTACGGACAAAAGTGTGGGTTGCAGCTTTTGGGATTCTGTCTTCAGCCTTAGCAGTTGTCGGCAGCTTTGGATTGTTGCTGTTTTGTGGCGTACCATTTGCTATCACAGCTGCAAATTCACCATTTCTTATACTTG GGGTTGGTCTGGATGACATGTTCATCTTGGTGTCCTGCTGGGAACAGACAAAAGTAAAGAACAGAATCAGAGATCGAATGGCTGAAACCTATTCAAAGACTTTTGTCTCAGTAACCATCACAACTTTTACAGATGTTTTAGCCTTCTACATCGGAACTGTAACTTCCTTCCCATCAATTCAGTCATTTTGCATCTATACAGGAACAGCCTTCACCTTCTGCTACATATACAACCTGACGTTCCTTGGGGCTGTTCTTGCTCTGAATGGCCAAAGAGAAGAAAGCAACAGACATTGGCTCACCTTCATGAAAGTGCCGGATGTGCCTCAGGATTCTCAAGGTTGCCTGTTTAATATATGCTGTGTAGGAGGATCTTACGATAAGTCCACTGGAGCAGAGACTGAACATCCCATGAACGGATTTTTTAGAGAGCGTTATGGTCCTTTCCTTATGCATAGCTGGACCAAGGTGATAGTGGTGATACTGTATCTTGTTTACCTGGGCAGTAGCATTTATGGATGCACACAAGTTAAAGAAGGTATAGATGTTCGCAATCTAGCTAGTGATAATTCTTACGTCATTCAGTATTACGATTGGGAAGATGAATATTTTTCCAAGGGATATGGTCCAAGGGTTATGGTTGTTATTACTGAAAGCATAGCATATTGGAATTCATCTGTTCGTGCAGATCTTGAGAACTGCATGGAGTCATTAGAAAACTCTTCTTATGTGGACAAAAAATACTCAGTGTCATGGTTGAGAATTTATGAAACTTTTGCTGAACACATGTCTCTAAATATAGATGACCGTCATGTATTCATTGGAAATCTTCCTTCCCTATTTAAAGTAAATCCAGAGTTAGAGTGGAATGTTAATTTTAGCATTACAGAAATATCAGCCTCACGTTTTTTCATACAGACAGTCAATGTTACTAGTTCAGTAGATAAGAAAAATCTCTTAAAGCAACTGAGAGGCCTTGCTAAAAACTGCAAAATACCACTAATGGTTTATCATCCATCTTTTATATACTTTGATCAGTTTCTTGTAATAGTAAAGCATACCATTCACAAGCTTGTGGTTGCCACTGGAGCTATGCTACTTATTTCCTTGCTGCTCATTCCCAATCCTCTCTGCTCTTTGTGGCTAACTTTTGCTATTGCATCTGTTATTGTTGGTGTGACTGGTTTCATGGCTCATTGGGACGTCAATCTTGACTCCATATCCATGATCAACCTTATTATTTGTATAGGATTTTCAGTAGATTTCTCTGCTCATATTTCGTATGCCATTGTTTCCAGTGAGGAATCTAAAGTGAACAAGAAGGCAATGGAAGGTCTGTACCATCTTGGTTATCCTATTGTGCAGGCAGCTGTCTCCACCCTTTTGGGAGTCTTTGTGTTGTCAATGTCATCCACGTACATCTTTAGAACTTTTTTTAAGATAATGTCCCTTGTGATCCTGTTTGGGGCAGCTCATGGTCTCATTTTTATTCccgtatttttaacattttttggCTTTTGTGGTGCATGGTCGAACAGATTGCACCAAAGCAGTCTCCACTGCTTAGAAAAGTCACCCAGTATTGAAGGAGCTCAGGATAACATCCAGTGA
- the LOC134395405 gene encoding patched domain-containing protein 3-like: MPALDCHTDCIVQRLSHALGALGASVGSHPWPFLLLPVVISCVLSPGFQFLGEQESNDLETQYTPIRGPAKGERRFVQAHFPTDDARRFSSQRLIRQGSYATFIAEATGDSDSLLTKAAFAELLALDAAVRGLTATGPNATELSYDKLCARNDGTCWSPNPLFLLLQGDPARIEALLPTLTFPLFQDRVFLGFFLGGVTLGPGAGPKRPVRAAKAMRLIYFLQEDEASQGEASALWLHAFLERIPGMLESLNFTSVRVAYFSSISRQTEFEKLAKDVMPLVAFSYILTIAFSILSCARLDCVRTKVWVAICGVISSGLSIISSFGLLLFCGVPFVITAANSPFLILGIGIDDMFILVSSWQHTKVKNKIEDRMSETYAEAAVSVTITTLTDVLVFYIGIATSFPSVKSFCIYTGTAFIFCYLYNLTFLGAILALNGKREESNRHWLTFMKVPDVPQDSQGSIYNRCCVGGYYDESTGEELEHTMDTFFKRYYGPFLMQTWTKVFVVLVYLMYLGGSIYGTIRIKEGIDLRNVAVDTSYIVPYYDLEDQYLSEYGPRVMVIVTESVAYWNSSVRADIENCMDTLESSSYIMKNFSESWLRNYEAFGKHMSLNIDDHGVFMGNLANLFVLNPYYELDLYYNSTSIASSRFFIQTVNVTTGVDEKNLLKQLRGLAEDCKIPLMVYHPAFVFFDQFLVIVDNTVQNVVIASAVMLVISLLLIPNPLCSLWVTFAILSVVVGVSGYMAFWGIRLDSISMINLVICIGFSVDYSAHISYAFISSEESKVNKKAVDALYRLGFPVVQGALSTLVGISVLSMASTYAFRTCFKIMFLVIMFGAAHGLIFIPVFLTFFDFCN; encoded by the exons ATGCCGGCCCTCGATTGCCACACCGACTGCATAGTACAGCGCCTGTCGCACGCGCTCGGGGCCCTCGGCGCCTCCGTGGGCAGCCACCCGTGGCCCTTCCTGCTGCTGCCCGTGGTGATCTCGTGCGTCCTGAGCCCCGGTTTCCAGTTCCTGGGCGAGCAGGAGTCCAACGATCTCGAGACCCAGTACACGCCTATCCGGGGGCCCGCCAAGGGCGAGCGGCGCTTCGTCCAGGCGCATTTCCCGACGGacgatgccaggcgcttctcttCCCAGAGACTGATCAGACAGGGCAGTTATGCCACGTTCATAGCCGAAGCCACCGGAGACAGTGACTCGCTCCTCACCAAGGCGGCATTCGCCGAGCTGCTGGCGCTGGACGCGGCGGTGCGGGGCCTCACTGCTACCGGGCCCAACGCCACCGAGCTCTCGTACGACAAGCTTTGCGCGCGCAACGACGGCACTTGCTGGAGCCCCAACCCGCTATTCCTCCTCTTGCAGGGCGACCCGGCACGAATAGAGGCGCTGCTCCCTACCCTCACTTTCCCGCTCTTCCAAGACCGCGTCTTCCTGGGCTTCTTCCTAGGGGGCGTCACGCTGGGGCCTGGAGCTGGGCCGAAGCGCCCCGTCCGGGCCGCCAAAGCGATGCGCCTCATCTATTTCTTGCAGGAGGATGAAGCGTCGCAAGGAGAGGCCAGCGCGCTCTGGCTGCACGCCTTTCTGGAGCGCATCCCGGGCATGTTGGAGTCCTTGAACTTCACGTCGGTCCGG GTGGCCTATTTTTCTTCAATATCCAGACAGACAGAATTTGAAAAACTTGCCAAGGATGTGATGCCATTGGTGGCTTTCTCATATATATTAACAATAGCCTTTTCAATTTTATCATGTGCAAG GCTAGACTGTGTACGAACAAAAGTATGGGTTGCAATTTGTGGGGTGATATCCTCAGGCTTATCTATAATCAGCAGTTTTGGATTATTGCTGTTCTGTGGGGTGCCCTTTGTTATCACAGCTGCAAATTCACCATTTCTTATTCTTG GAATTGGTATTGATGACATGTTCATCCTGGTATCCAGCTGGCAACATACAAAAGTGAAGAACAAAATTGAAGATCGGATGAGTGAAACCTATGCAGAGGCAGCCGTCTCAGTAACTATCACAACACTTACTGATGTATTAGTCTTCTACATTGGAATTGCAACTTCCTTCCCTTCTGTTAAGTCATTTTGCATCTATACAGGAACAGCCTTCATCTTCTGCTACTTATACAACCTGACATTCCTTGGGGCTATTCTTGCTCTGaatgggaaaagagaagaaagcaaCAGACATTGGCTCACTTTCATGAAAGTGCCAGATGTGCCTCAGGATTCTCAAGGTTCTATATATAATAGGTGCTGTGTAGGAGGATATTACGATGAGTCTACTGGAGAAGAGCTTGAACATACCATGGATACTTTCTTTAAAAGGTATTATGGTCCCTTCCTTATGCAGACATGGACCAAGGTGTTTGTGGTACTTGTGTATCTCATGTATCTGGGTGGTAGTATTTATGGTACTATTCGAATTAAAGAAGGTATAGACCTTCGAAATGTAGCTGTGGATACTTCTTATATCGTTCCATATTATGACCTCGAAGATCAATATCTTTCTGAGTATGGTCCAAGAGTTATGGTAATTGTTACTGAAAGTGTAGCATATTGGAATTCATCAGTTCGTGCAGATATTGAGAACTGTATGGATACATTAGAAAGCTCATCCTATATAATGAAAAATTTCTCAGAGTCATGGTTGAGAAATTATGAAGCTTTTGGGAAACACATGTCTCTAAATATAGATGACCATGGCGTATTTATGGGAAATCTAGCTAACCTGTTTGTGCTAAATCCATACTATGAGTTAGATCTTTATTATAATTCTACATCAATAGCATCCTCACGGTTTTTCATACAGACAGTCAATGTTACTACTGGCGTGGATGAGAAAAACCTCTTAAAACAATTGAGAGGCCTTGCTGAAGATTGCAAGATACCACTAATGGTTTATCATCCAGCTTTTGTATTTTTTGATCAGTTCCTTGTGATAGTTGATAACACTGTTCAAAATGTAGTGATTGCTTCTGCAGTTATGTTAGTTATTTCCTTGCTGCTCATTCCTAACCCACTCTGCTCTTTGTGGGTAACTTTTGCTATTTTGTCTGTTGTTGTTGGTGTGTCTGGTTACATGGCCTTTTGGGGCATCCGTCTTGACTCCATATCCATGATCAACCTTGTTATTTGCATAGGGTTTTCAGTAGACTACTCTGCTCACATTTCTTATGCCTTTATTTCCAGTGAAGAATCCAAAGTGAACAAGAAGGCAGTGGATGCTCTATATCGCCTTGGTTTTCCTGTTGTGCAGGGTGCCCTTTCCACCCTTGTGGGAATTTCTGTGCTGTCAATGGCATCCACGTATGCCTTTAGAACCTGTTTTAAGATCATGTTTCTGGTGATCATGTTTGGGGCAGCCCATGGTctcatttttattcctgtgtttttaacattCTTTGACTTTTGTAATTGA